In the genome of Colwellia sp. PAMC 21821, the window AATGAGGCAAATGCTCAATTATAAAAAATATACCAGAACAAATGTTTATGGTTCCAGACCAAACATAAGGACCTGCATCCATGCAGGCAGGGTGATATTGGGAATTAAGTCGGTTTTTGAATGTAATGACTTCATTTGCACTAAGAACGTTTTGAATAGCTTGCTAACTGACAGCATTTTATTCAAAGCGATTTTTGTTATCTATATATTAGGTTAATAATTCATGAAAGCACTCAACAACATATTTAAACGAGCAAGTGAAGCACCTAAATTGATTGTACTGGCAGAAGGTGAAGACCCTCGTATTATAGAGGCTGCTTATAATGCAACGAGCTTAAAAATAGCTAAGATCATTTTACTTGGCAATGTTGCAAACATTAAAACTAAAGCTACTGCGTTAAACGTATCATTAGAATCTATTACTGTGATTGACCCGAGTCATTCTTCAAAAGCGAGCGATTATGCAGCAAAGCTGTATGAACTTCGTAAAAAGAAGGGGATGACAGAAAACGCGGCGGCTGAACTGATACAAAACCCACTCTATTACGCGCAAATGATGGTGCACCTTGGCGATGCAGACGGTTCAGTAAACGGCGCAGTATATACCACAAGTGATGTGGTGCGCAGTGCTATTCAGATCATTGGGATGGATAAATCGGCCAGCATGGTATCGAGCTTTTTTTTAATGATGTTATGCCAACCTTTTCATGATTTAAAAGGCGGTGTTATTTTTTCTGACTGTGGTCTCGTTATCGATCCAGACAGCGAACAGTTGGCTCAAATAGCGCTGTCGGCAGCTCGTAGTGCTAAAACACTCTTAAACGAAGAACCTCGTGTTGCCATGTTGTCATTTTCGACCAGTGGTAGTGCTAAACATGCTTCGGTT includes:
- the pta gene encoding phosphate acetyltransferase codes for the protein MKALNNIFKRASEAPKLIVLAEGEDPRIIEAAYNATSLKIAKIILLGNVANIKTKATALNVSLESITVIDPSHSSKASDYAAKLYELRKKKGMTENAAAELIQNPLYYAQMMVHLGDADGSVNGAVYTTSDVVRSAIQIIGMDKSASMVSSFFLMMLCQPFHDLKGGVIFSDCGLVIDPDSEQLAQIALSAARSAKTLLNEEPRVAMLSFSTSGSAKHASVDKVVSATKIVKALMPELAIDGDIQLDAAIVNTIAEKKVENSATHGRANVLVFPNLDAGNIGYKLAERIGKADAIGPILQGLRKPANDLSRGCSITDIVNVIAITVVQSQTRLLEN